In Dysidea avara chromosome 3, odDysAvar1.4, whole genome shotgun sequence, a single window of DNA contains:
- the LOC136249977 gene encoding ras-related protein Rab-38-like → MSEVQKARPLKIVLLGDVKVGKSSLIDKYQRQNPTASTDGVRHNDKDYVIQLWDVSGGRCQLPGYSPWQHNYCKEAMGVIYVYDVQTKFSLQNLSWYRKAYNSLVTQLNGDPIPAVLVGNKHDVGELDGSEVCEQLGIEKWFYVSANTGENVNEAFEYLIKKVAYLQNDDLDFAKLNSENFDLYDNKTDSPSKSYSVLPCTVL, encoded by the exons ATGAGTGAAGTTCAGAAGGCAAGACCTCTCAAGATCGTATTGCTGGGGGATGTGAAAGTTGGGAAGAGTTCTTTGATAGACAAGTACCAGCGGCAAAATCCTACT GCAAGTACTGATGGGGTGAGACATAATGACAAAGATTATGTCATCCAACTCTGGGATGTTTCAG GTGGACGATGTCAACTACCA GGTTATTCTCCATGGCAGCATAACTACTGCAAAGAAGCGATGGGTGTCATTTATGTGTACGATGTACAGACAAAGTTCTCACTACAAAACCTCAGCTGGTACAGAAAGGCATATAATTCACTTGTGACACAGCTAAATGGAGACCCCATACCAGCTGTGTTGGTGGGAAATAAG CATGATGTTGGTGAATTGGATGGGTCTGAAGTGTGTGAACAGTTAGGTATAGAGAAATGGTTCTACGTCTCTGCTAACACTGGTGAAAATGTTAATGAAGCTTTTGAGTACCTTATTAAAAAG GTTGCATATTTACAAAATGATGACCTTGATTTTGCCAAACTAAACTCTGAGAATTTTGATCTCTATGACAACAAAACTGATTCACCAAGCAAGAGCTACTCCGTGCTACCGTGTACTGTTCTATAA
- the LOC136249975 gene encoding uncharacterized protein — translation MGVMFVYDVQTKFSLQNLSWYMKMLNSLVTQLNGDPIPAVLVGNKHDVGELDGSAMCDQLGIEKWFYVSANTGENVNEAFEYLIKKVTYLQIDKLDFTKLRSHSFDRYDNVISLPSKNYSAPCTVM, via the exons ATGGGTGTCATGTTTGTGTATGATGTTCAGACAAAGTTCTCACTGCAAAATCTTAGCTGGTACATGAAGATGCTTAATTCTCTTGTGACACAACTAAATGGAGACCCCATACCAGCTGTGTTGGTGGGAAACAAG CATGATGTTGGTGAATTGGATGGGTCTGCAATGTGTGATCAGTTAGGTATAGAGAAATGGTTCTACGTCTCTGCTAACACTGGTGAAAATGTTAATGAAGCTTTTGAGTACCTCATTAAAAAG GTTACATATTTGCAAATTGACAAACTGGATTTTACTAAATTAAGATCCCACAGTTTTGATCGCTATGACAATGTTATTTCTCTACCAAGCAAGAACTACTCTGCACCGTGTACTGTGATGTGA